Within the Cervus canadensis isolate Bull #8, Minnesota chromosome 17, ASM1932006v1, whole genome shotgun sequence genome, the region AGGCGACAGCCCCTTCCTGGGTGAGCAGTGCAGCCCTCGCTGTGGCCTGATGCCCCTGTATGGCCTGTGGGGGCTCCTGGCTTCCTGCCTGAGGgtcccccacccctcctgctTAGGGCTCATGGAGCAGGTCAGGTCCGGCCTCCCTGCAGACATGACTTCTTGAGATTGATCCTCAGTTCCCTGGACAAGTGGCCTGGGGGACAGCAGCCTGGACGTTCTGGATCCTGGGGTGCTGCTCAATCCTCTGGTTCCTGTGGGTGACCTCTCCTATCTGGGGTCCCCTCCACGGGCTCCCTGAGCAACCTCAAGCCTAGAGGACCCCAGCAGAAGGGCCGGGCCCCGCTAGGTTTCCACCACATGGAGAGAGGCAAGACAGAATGAGGGAATTctgagggaaaggaggagagtATGAGGGAATTCTGAATTTCTGCTTTCAGATTCATTAGCCAAACTTGAGGCTGGAACAGTGACCAAGTGTAATTTCGCTGGAGACGGGAAGACGGGAGCATCCTGGACGGACAACATCATGGCCCAAAAGTCTTCGGGAGCGGCTGCAAGTGAGACCCGAGAGCAGGGGGATGGCGCAGAGGATGAGGAGTGGGTAGGTCCAGGGAGATGACCGTGGACCAGGCGTTGGTGTGGTTTATCTCTTggcaggagttttttttttttttttcttccaagtgtGCGTGTTTATTGAGGGCACGGGGTTCTACAGGGGAGCCCCACGTGCCTGTGGAGAAAAACCCGCCATCGGCCTGGAGGGCAGCGGCCCGGTGGGCAGCTGGAGATGGGTCTCCAAAACCTGGATTTACTTGAAAGTGTGGCTTTCGGCTCCACCACGCCCAAAGCCTTTGGGTCCGAACATGGCTGCATAGCAGGGGTGGTTGCAGTAGGGCTTGCCTTCATGCTCGGCATGACCCCCGGAGGTCAGCGTC harbors:
- the LOC122454842 gene encoding cysteine-rich protein 1 → MPKCPKCNKEVYFAERVTSLGKDWHRPCLKCEKCGKTLTSGGHAEHEGKPYCNHPCYAAMFGPKGFGRGGAESHTFK